One Streptomyces hundungensis DNA segment encodes these proteins:
- a CDS encoding GlxA family transcriptional regulator — MNPNRADGHGGGGRRRGARAHRVVVIALDGIIPFELGIPQRIFGRAKDPADKTPLYEVLTCSVRAPGPVRTDADFAILTEHGPEALATADTVVIPASYELGPVFEEGVLTPELADALARVRPGTRMVSICTGGYVLAAGGYLDGRPATTHWASAEHFQRVFPTVRVDPEVLFIDDGDVLTSAGVAAGIDLCLHIVRRDHGSAVANEVARRTVVPPHRPGGQSQYIQRPLPEPRLASTTAARAWALGRLHEPIQLRDLAEQEAMSVRTFTRRFREEVGLSPGQWLTQQRVSHARHLLESTDLPVDAIARAAGFGTATSLRQHLQTTLGVPPTAYRRAFRSGAGG, encoded by the coding sequence ATGAACCCGAATCGCGCGGACGGGCACGGAGGGGGCGGGCGGCGCCGGGGCGCCCGCGCCCACCGCGTCGTGGTGATCGCACTCGACGGCATCATCCCCTTCGAACTCGGCATCCCCCAGCGGATCTTCGGACGGGCCAAGGACCCGGCCGACAAGACGCCGCTGTACGAGGTGCTGACCTGCTCGGTCCGCGCGCCGGGCCCGGTCCGTACCGACGCGGACTTCGCGATCCTCACCGAGCACGGCCCCGAGGCGCTGGCCACCGCGGACACCGTGGTGATCCCGGCCTCCTACGAGCTCGGCCCGGTCTTCGAGGAGGGCGTACTCACCCCCGAACTGGCCGACGCCCTCGCCCGCGTACGCCCCGGCACGCGCATGGTGTCCATCTGCACCGGGGGGTACGTCCTCGCGGCGGGCGGCTATCTCGACGGCCGCCCGGCCACCACGCACTGGGCCTCCGCCGAGCACTTCCAGCGGGTCTTCCCCACGGTCCGGGTGGACCCTGAGGTCCTGTTCATCGACGACGGGGACGTGCTGACCTCGGCGGGGGTGGCCGCCGGGATCGACCTGTGTCTGCACATCGTGCGCCGTGACCACGGCTCGGCCGTCGCCAACGAGGTGGCCCGCCGCACGGTCGTTCCCCCGCACCGGCCGGGAGGGCAGTCCCAGTACATCCAACGCCCGTTGCCGGAGCCGCGGTTGGCGAGTACGACGGCCGCGCGGGCCTGGGCGCTGGGGCGCCTGCACGAGCCGATCCAACTGCGTGACCTGGCCGAGCAGGAGGCCATGTCGGTCCGCACCTTCACGCGCCGCTTCCGGGAGGAGGTGGGGCTGAGCCCCGGGCAGTGGCTGACCCAGCAACGCGTGTCGCACGCCCGTCACCTCCTGGAATCCACCGATTTGCCGGTGGATGCGATAGCCCGGGCGGCGGGTTTCGGTACGGCCACGTCTCTGCGGCAGCACCTCCAGACCACCCTGGGTGTTCCCCCGACCGCGTATCGCCGGGCGTTCCGGTCGGGGGCGGGGGGCTGA
- a CDS encoding MFS transporter, protein MPAAGAPPGRSALWSHDFRLFFTARTVAMFGDGMVPVALTAGLLGAGRPASSVGYALGAWMGPLAAFVLFGGVLADRFTPRRMMVIADALRLVGASVLAVSFLVVDGGPPLWEVYALSALSGVGAALFQPGVASTVPRIATDVQRANAVLGVSEALMGMAGPAFAGVVAGFWGAGAVFAANAATFGVSGVCLFLLKLRGGSASDVPRGGFFAELAGGWREFKARSWLWGVITIWTVYGLTVLGPATPLTAVLVTEGHGAGTYGALMAVNGAGSVAGGLLALRLRPARPLAAGAFALLGVSVALLSLGLDLPVLALGVGQFAVGAAFAFWLVMWSTTVQTHVPPEALNRLHAYDVAGSLLMLAAGRALAGPVAEAVGAEKVLLVGAGLNVVAVAVLLAVPAIGRLRRI, encoded by the coding sequence GTGCCCGCGGCGGGGGCGCCCCCGGGCCGGTCCGCCCTCTGGAGCCACGACTTCCGTCTCTTCTTCACCGCCCGCACCGTCGCGATGTTCGGCGACGGCATGGTGCCCGTCGCGCTCACCGCGGGGCTCCTCGGCGCCGGCCGGCCCGCCTCCTCCGTCGGGTACGCGCTCGGCGCCTGGATGGGGCCGCTCGCCGCGTTCGTCCTGTTCGGCGGCGTGCTCGCGGACCGCTTCACGCCCCGCCGGATGATGGTGATCGCGGACGCCCTGCGCCTGGTCGGCGCGAGCGTGCTCGCCGTGTCGTTCCTGGTGGTGGACGGCGGGCCGCCGCTCTGGGAGGTGTACGCCCTGAGCGCCCTGTCCGGCGTCGGCGCAGCCCTCTTCCAGCCCGGCGTCGCCTCGACCGTGCCGCGCATCGCCACCGACGTCCAGCGCGCCAACGCCGTACTCGGCGTCTCCGAAGCCCTCATGGGCATGGCGGGACCAGCCTTCGCCGGCGTCGTGGCGGGCTTCTGGGGAGCCGGCGCGGTCTTCGCCGCCAACGCCGCGACCTTCGGCGTCAGCGGTGTCTGCCTGTTCCTGCTCAAGCTGCGCGGCGGCTCGGCGAGCGACGTGCCAAGGGGCGGCTTCTTCGCCGAACTGGCGGGCGGATGGCGGGAGTTCAAGGCCCGTAGCTGGCTGTGGGGAGTCATCACCATCTGGACGGTGTACGGACTGACCGTGCTCGGGCCCGCCACCCCGCTGACCGCGGTCCTGGTCACCGAGGGCCACGGCGCCGGGACGTACGGGGCGCTCATGGCGGTGAACGGGGCCGGCAGCGTCGCCGGTGGTCTGCTCGCCCTGCGGCTGCGGCCCGCCAGACCGCTCGCGGCGGGCGCCTTCGCCCTCCTCGGCGTCTCCGTCGCGCTGCTCTCCCTCGGACTCGACCTGCCCGTACTGGCCCTGGGTGTCGGCCAGTTCGCGGTCGGCGCCGCGTTCGCCTTCTGGCTGGTCATGTGGTCCACGACCGTCCAGACCCATGTCCCGCCGGAGGCCCTGAACCGGCTGCACGCCTACGACGTGGCCGGATCCCTGCTGATGCTCGCGGCCGGCCGAGCCCTCGCGGGGCCGGTCGCGGAAGCGGTCGGCGCGGAGAAGGTGCTGCTGGTGGGCGCCGGCCTGAACGTCGTCGCGGTGGCCGTCCTGCTCGCCGTCCCGGCGATCGGACGACTGCGCCGGATATGA
- a CDS encoding MFS transporter, translated as MTQTTHRPEAGPAPQHEAAPRIHRAWFVAAVAFVTIIGAAAFRSLPGLLIDPLHNEFHWSRGTIGAAVSVNLALYGLTAPFAAALMDRFGIRKVVAVALTVIAVGSGLTVFMHAAWQLLLYWGLLVGLGSGSMALAFAATVTNRWFTERRGLVTGVLTAASASGQLIFLPLLSWMVEAHGWRPAAVTVALAALAVVPFVWLLLRDHPADVGLAPYGATAFVPKPAPVPGAARRTLAVLAKAARTGPFWLLAGTFAICGASTNGLVQTHFVPSAHDHGMPVTAAAGLLAVIGVFDVVGTIFSGWLTDRFESRRLLATYYALRGVSLLFLPMLLAPTVHPPMVFFIVFYGLDWVATVPPTIALCRQHYGEDSAIVFGWVLASHQVGAAVVAFLGGVARDVFGSYDVVWYASGALCAAAALMALVIRRRGPAAEPLAL; from the coding sequence GTGACCCAGACAACCCACCGGCCCGAGGCCGGGCCCGCGCCGCAGCACGAGGCCGCGCCCAGGATCCACCGCGCGTGGTTCGTGGCGGCCGTCGCCTTCGTCACGATCATCGGCGCCGCGGCCTTCCGCTCACTGCCCGGACTGCTCATCGACCCGCTGCACAACGAGTTCCACTGGTCGCGCGGCACGATCGGGGCCGCGGTCTCGGTGAACCTCGCCCTCTACGGCCTGACCGCCCCGTTCGCCGCCGCCCTGATGGACCGCTTCGGCATCCGCAAGGTCGTCGCTGTCGCCCTGACCGTGATCGCGGTTGGCTCGGGGCTCACCGTCTTCATGCACGCCGCCTGGCAACTCCTGCTGTACTGGGGGCTGTTGGTGGGCCTGGGCAGCGGCTCGATGGCGCTCGCGTTCGCGGCGACCGTCACCAACCGCTGGTTCACCGAGCGCCGGGGCCTGGTCACCGGCGTCCTGACCGCCGCCTCCGCCTCGGGCCAGCTCATCTTCCTTCCGCTGCTCTCCTGGATGGTCGAGGCACACGGCTGGCGTCCGGCCGCCGTCACCGTGGCCCTCGCCGCGCTCGCCGTCGTCCCCTTCGTGTGGCTGCTGCTGCGCGACCATCCGGCGGACGTGGGCCTCGCGCCGTACGGGGCGACCGCGTTCGTCCCCAAGCCCGCCCCCGTCCCGGGCGCGGCCCGCCGCACCCTCGCCGTTCTCGCGAAGGCGGCCCGCACCGGCCCGTTCTGGCTGCTCGCCGGCACCTTCGCGATCTGCGGCGCCTCCACCAACGGCCTCGTCCAGACACACTTCGTACCGTCGGCGCACGACCACGGGATGCCGGTCACCGCGGCGGCCGGGCTGCTCGCGGTCATCGGGGTCTTCGACGTCGTCGGCACGATCTTCTCCGGCTGGCTCACCGACCGCTTCGAATCCCGCCGCCTGCTCGCCACGTACTACGCGCTGCGCGGCGTCTCGCTCCTGTTCCTGCCGATGCTGCTCGCGCCCACCGTCCATCCCCCGATGGTCTTCTTCATCGTCTTCTACGGACTGGACTGGGTGGCCACCGTGCCGCCGACCATCGCCCTGTGCCGCCAGCACTACGGCGAGGACAGCGCGATCGTCTTCGGCTGGGTGCTCGCCTCCCACCAGGTGGGCGCGGCCGTCGTCGCGTTCCTCGGCGGGGTGGCCCGCGACGTCTTCGGCAGCTACGACGTCGTCTGGTACGCCTCGGGCGCGCTGTGCGCGGCGGCCGCGCTGATGGCCCTGGTCATTCGGCGCCGGGGCCCCGCGGCGGAACCGCTCGCGCTCTGA